Part of the Toxotes jaculatrix isolate fToxJac2 chromosome 8, fToxJac2.pri, whole genome shotgun sequence genome is shown below.
GAAATGGCtgcatgtgtctgcagtgtGATGTATTACATGGTAACACAGCACTGTGCTGTAGAATTCCCTCCGTGAACACATGAATGAGgtacaacagcagcacacaataATAATTCAGCACTCAGGATTGTAGCGGGGCCATCAagcttcagagagagagactggtcaaaaaaaaacaagtcagttTTCTATAATCAAGAAAAggttggaagaaaaaaaaaaaaaaccagcgtTGACCAAGACTGAGAAGCACCTGCAGCAGGTGTTTTTAACAGCATTATGCGACCGGACCTTAAATTTGTACactgtcatttttatatttcataaaaCCAACAACATAGCAAAGACGGAGTGTGTAATGTTATTTAGAATGAAGTACAGGTGGAAGCTGTAGAGgccagtctctctgtctgtgtggttaAAGGAACAGGGACATTTTGGTGAATACACTTGTTCACTTTCTTGacgagagttagatgagaaccactctcatgtctgtatggtaaatatggaaccacaggcagcagctggttagcttagcttagcattaagactggaaatCCCATGCAAAGGTAACAGACTAACAGAACCTGTGAAGCTCAGTCACCTGGCTTCTCCACTGGTAGCCTGGAACCAAGAAACAGTTCAACACATGACCTCCTGTAAAACCGCAGCGtgggatttcttcctctttggtttttgcacagcttaaacaaacaagacGTACTATGGTAATTTTCCTTGGAGGTGCTGTtcgagccaggctagctgtttcctcttgttttctggTCTTTGTGCTACGTTAAACTAACTGCCTCCTGTCTCCAACTTCTTATTTGCAGCGAGAGTGGCATCGATTTTCTTATTTAACGCTTGGCCAAAAAGCCAATGAACATAGCTCCAAAAATGTCGAACTATTCCTTTAGCTGATTTTTAAGCAGTCACAGTTGGATCAGTTCCACTGTGCTGCCAGTagcatttaaacatgttgaAGGAGTGTCGCCAAATCCTGCACTAAATACTGTAGACCTCTATCAGCATCTAAGGATCATTGTTGTAGTAGTTAAAACACTACAGGTTAAATTCCTGAAACAGCCTCATCCAGCAATACAACAAACCTTTCCCTCCACCCATCCCAGAATTTTTCTGAAATTTCCTGACCGTGTAGAACCACACTAAATATCACTCTCAGATACAGCATAGAAAACCCAAAAGTTCAGATAAATGATTCTCTAACGGAGTCATAATACTGGTAACTGAAAAACTGTGTGAGAAATATTGGTTTTATCTTCCACATCCCATCCCACACCCTTTAACCAAAGTTGAGACATACTGTGGTTTATAAAGAAGATTTAGAGTCATGGTCTTAAATCTCCCCTGCTCTGAGAGCCAAACGGCTGCTCCAGTGAATGACATCATCTCGACAGTgcatctgatttgtttttttcaacctTTCCTGAACTTTGGCATCTCAGCTATGAGGTCACTTATCAATAAAGAGATTGAAAACCAGTTGGTTGATTATTCCAGGCTGAGGGAACTTAGTTGTTCATTTGTCTTTGAGAAATACatgcaaaaaagaaagatttaatCAAACCAAACCCATTCCTAGAAGCAACATTAAAGAACAAGCTTCATGGATAaacaagcagagcagaggcaCAGCATGGAATACATGAATATGCTCTGTATATTATAGTAGGAAGGAAATCGGGGAATTAAGTAGAATAGATCATGTTAATATACAGAGAAGGTAGAGAAATGAAGAGTGGATGCGCAGGAACAAATGAGAAGGAATGCAGGTTTCGGAACAAAAAAGGAATGGAAAGTGCACTGAGGTAGACGGGGGAAAAGTCAGGGAAGCGGAACAACTTATTTCTTCCTCCTCGTCTTTCCCTCCGTTATCACTCACACTCATTTTCCCGAAGTACATTGTACATGTTAACGGTGAAGCCAGATGGCTTTTCGTCCTTCTGTCTTGGAGGTCCAAAcccctcatcttcatcatccccatctccatcctcatcatcatctgcatcccggtctctctcttcctctggctCCGTACTGGACTCGCCGTCTTCCTCATCGTCCCTCTCCCCAGTCCCTTCATCCTCCGTCGTCCTTCCTTGTAGAGCCATAATCTCCGGCAAGTCTTGGTGATTTTCCCAATGCGCTGCAGACCGTAAATAATCcccaaaataaattaattctACCCATCTGCCGTTTCAACTTTTCAAATACTCTTGAAGCTGAAATTACTAGTCATGGAAGAGCCTCTTTTACCTCTCAGGCAGCTGTAGCCAGGTGGTCTGAGGCAAAGGCACAATCTGCCATCAATTGCCAACCGCAGGAGACTATTAGCTGCACGATAAACATCGTTGCGAGCTGCTTTTGCTGTCTTatatcctctcctctctgcccaaGCTAAATAACATAAAGAGATgtggaagaaatgaaagaaaggtCTTGGTGACAGTATAACACATCATGGTATTAGCCATAAATAAAAGTCAAGTAGTATTCTCTGTGTATCCAAGGACTGATGTAGCTTATTCCTTCAAGCTATGGACCTCCACTCTTCCCAAAAACCCATCAAAACATGTTcatcattaaaatgaacatggGTGCTTAGGTTTATTTTGAGTTCATTTCCCAAACACTTTCCTGCTGCCATAAATTAACACCAAATCCAGGGCTGAAAATAGTCACTCAAAAGATGCAGTATTTACCATTTTGAGTAACATTCACCAACAACTACAATCCCCAGATGTTTtcacctctttaaaaaaaaaaatgaaagcatgtATTTGTAATTCATTGCTGATGATTTACACCTTTGGTAGGAATGAATGAACTTggggctgagtgccacagacaggctAACGATATCAGTGAGTAGTGAGAGACAAGACTAACGGGAgttagtttttggttttggtttggtttttccATGGAATTTGTTGGCAGAAGACAGAATGACACCATTCTCTTACTTCACAGGCTCCAAGTGGGGATTGGCTTTTTACTTGTGAATGGGAAAGATGTTGATTTTACAATCGATAACGGGCCATGACTTGGGTGCTGGTAAGTAATGGTAAAGTAGGTGAGCTACCGTGCACACGTGGTTTGCAAACTCTTAAAAACTTGCACATTAGATGCTTGGTGACACTATGAATCGTCTTACCTTCACACACATCCCAGGCAGTCCAGCTAAGCTCTTCAGACCCCTGGTTTCTCAGATGGGCTTCCTTCTCCAACAAGCTGGGATGATTGAGcttcagcacagagaggaagggagtCCTCTCACACAGATAACCGACTGAGCTGTAGGGCTCCTGCAGCTGAGACACTGGGTAGATGCCGGCAAGAATCtacacaacataaaaacaatggtaaaaatcaaatacaagagagagagaaagaaaatgctcaaaaaagaaaaatcaaagagaGGTTCAAAacctgattttgttttgaaaatgacaaGTTAGTTTCCAAAAACTATTGTTAAGAAGCCACCACACAAAATACCCCTTGAATTCATCAAGAGTCTTTGAAAGACATCAAGTGGGaatgtataaaatcaataatcctttttttccccagagctgtGTGAAGGTGCTTTTCAACCCAACTGAGTTTCCACTGAGCCTGAACAGCAGAGTAAACTCAAAGTCACATCTGCTCACTAGCAGACAAAAGTGAGTTTGTACCTGTAACTGTTTGTTGACACGTGAGGGAAAGACCAGTCCAGGGCAGTCGCAGAGTTTGACTGTCGGGGTGAGGTAGTAGGTCTGGAAGTATTTGGTGTGGCCTGGGGTTCGAGACACACTCACCACCTTTCTCCCCACCAGGCTGTTTATAACAGATGACTTACCAACATTCGGAAAGCCTGGAATAAAAGAAAGGGTGAGTTTATGATCAGTCTTAATTCAGGAATAATTTAGGAATTTAATTCAAAGTCTAAATGCTTTCTactttttgaatttttcaagGTAAAACATCCAACAAATCTGGTAAGAAATATCATGGACCCTGTTGTATTTCcattacattaaaatgaaacaaacaagatttATCTTCTGCTCTTGATAAATCTTTTGTCCAGTTTACTGCTACTGTGATACAATTCTCTGATCTTCAGAAAGTGTTGAGAAATCCTACTTAGGATGTTTGTTCAGTCAATCTGGCTACACGGCTCCACTTCTCTGTGAAACATAGATGTATAATACCTATACAGCCCAATGTGAGAACTCCATCTTTGTAAAGCTCCTGTGATGGGTTGCTCATCTCCATAGCGCTGTCACTTTGATGCTCCATCAGCACCGACTCCGCTCCTTCATCTGCACCCTCCCCGTCGAGTCTCTCTGCAACAGCATCTCTCTGAATCTTCTGCTCCCAGCTGGACAGGTCAACTGTGAAGAAACAAGAGGTATGTGGACAACTTACTGCCTGTGCTGTGACAATGGTTTTATTATAAGGTTGCTAGATGAAAACGAAACACCCACCTCTCCCGGCTGTTATCTCCTGACAGGCCTTCAGGATATCTATAGGACCTCCAGCGTGACCCCAGtctcccttcctcctcatcctcttcttctggAGCACTATAagccagcagagagagagacagagagagagatggttatTCTTGTCGCAATGAgagctgcagacaaacacacagcaggataTTTTGGTGATATTGCACTGAAATAGGTTCAGTGAGTGGCAGGTTTATTTCAatttccctgtctgtctgctgtcattGTTATATGTGTCACTGTAATCCACCagtttttcccctctccctctcctcacctGTGCTGTAGGGTTGTCCAGGGTGGGAGGTGAAGCAGACTATTTGCAGGTGGGGGAACTGAGAGGTCATGTAGTGTTTCCAGGCAATCACCAGTGGGGGAGGACACAGGTCAGCTTTGTTCAACACCAGGACCACCTGCTTCTGCAGATCTCCTGTGATGTAGTGGTACAGGGCTGGAGGGAACTGCAGCACCTAGGTGGTTCACATGAGGACACACCTTGTAAAAATAGTAATTATGGCCTATTCAACAAATAAACCACAAgatcatattattattaataggCTCAAAATgagttgttctgtttttaactttGATTTGAAGCAGGAAACTCTAAATAGAGGAAGTGAATTCACTTCACAACGTGTATCTGCAATGAAATTAGAAATAAAGTGTGTCAGAAGCTGACATCTTATAATTAGATCCTAAGAAGTGGGTTTCATTTCAACTTGGAATCAAATCATGAGCAGTAAATTACACTGGCACACAATGAACAGAGCAGCAAGCTCAATACAACCATTGTCCCTCACTTCATCAGCAAGATCATAACAATATATATCAGATTTTATTAGAAACTTATGAAGGGAAACAAATGGTCAGAGAGGAATATGGTGAGATGCTGCTAAACTGAACTGCTGACTGGAATCAGCATCTAAAATATGACCCTTTAATctactgtcacactgtcacaccaTAATTTTCCTATGACTAAAGCCAAATGCTTGTAAAATTCAATTCCATTTCTATAAgttcaaacattcaaacattttaaCGTGTTTGAAGTTGAAGTAACACATGGGCTAATATTctccttttctttattttctttgcctTCAAATCTACTTCTGTGCTCAGTAAAAGCTCTTAACTTGTctatctttatttttatcaattttaattttacttatATTTTTATCCTGTCACATTCCAGGATACAGCATTATACATGTGTCCATTCAGTATAAAAACAAAGTCTCTTACAATGTAGACAATTATTTTTGATGACCaaattgccccccccccccccccaaaaaaaacaaaaacacatgacaattttaaaaatgtgtcaggTACATAAACTGAtacataaaaaacaccataTCAGGTATTGAGATGGATCTTGACTGTGTCTCCATCTAGTGGCCTAATCTGTTCTGCAGGGTTTTGCTTTTAAGATCACCTACCGGGTGCCTGATATCCACAATGAGCAGAATGACATCGGACATCTCCATAACTCTCCATAACTGTCTCCATGtctaaaacaaaggaaaaaggagTGGGAAGCATAATAGATTTAATATTGTAAATATGCAAGCGATGTCTATACATTTGAAATTCTGTTCTTAAAAACTACTTTAAGCTGATATTTGTTGTTCTATTTCATTTAATTCTCAGTGTTGatacaataaaattaaaatccaGTCACACAGGCAAAAACAAGCAgattattcatgttattttttacACTGCTTTGATCCGCAGCACCACTTAAATAGCCATCATCTCTAGATTAGCGAAAGTCACTTATTACACCACCAGCTGCTCCAGCCCTGCTACTGCTACGATGTGCCACCTGAGCTCAGCCTACGCTTTGAAAATAACTGATCTGTAGGTTTTGGGTTTTCAAAAAACAATGTTAGCATTTTCACAGCTTGAGCAATAACACATGTAGGTTAAGATATGACAGTACTTGGTTACCAGTGGAAAATACTAGACAACATACAGGTATGTCATACAAAAGAATGGAATGGATATACAGCAAGTACCACATTTCCAACAAAGTACAACAATGATCTTGGTAAGTTATTGTCTTTGTCTGAGTTATTTTAGGTTGCAGAGACAATATTGGAATGTGTACAACAAAAATGAAGCTGCCTCAGTCACcatggatgtttgtgtgtatcttcAAGATTGTGTGTGATTCAAGATTGCTGGAAGTTAAGTCCCACATCTGGCAGCCTAATCGTTCCATGTGCAAAACTGGTTTCTCAGGCCAGCAATAGCACACTGGTTGTCAAAAAGTCTTTAAGCGTGTATCATATTTGTTAAGTTTCTTACCTCAAGATTGTGCTCAAAGTGGCTGAGGGAGCCAGGAGGGTTTCTGGAGTGCAGATCATCCAGGTACTCCTTGTATgacttctcctctttcctcagcAGGCTCTCTCGTGTCATTTCATAATTCCAGGACGGCCGTCGTGGGAAACCAAGACCTAGCAGTGGATAATCAAGTTTCAGAGTGTCAAGCAGTGACCCACTCCGTTAACCTACTCTGCTCAttctgtttggcttttttttttgagactgtCATGCGGAAGGCATTAAAAAACAGCCAGACCTTTCTCTGAGGGATAGATGTCATTGATGTCAACTTCAAGTTCTTTGTCTGAGACTGGCTGCAACACCTTCTCCCTGGccaacttcttcctcttttccacctcctctttACTCTCTTTCTCAAAGTGCAGTCGGAACCTGAAGAGAGGAGTAAAAAGGGGATATTAATATGGTTACTTTGTAAGACTGTGGGTCGCCATATCTTATAAGTGATTTCACATCATCATTAAACAAAATTCacttatttagttttatttatttagacaaaacaaaataaggcCATTTCTAATAGAATAAAGTCACTAAAATACAGCGTTCAAAAGCAGAcctccttttcttttacatGCTCTAACACACTGCTCCAATTAATTATCATAAAGTAGAAACGTTTTTGCTAATCCAAGAATACTGCTGATGCTCCAGGCAATACATTTTAGGTTTCTATAAATGACAGACGAAAGACACACAGTACAAACTCTGTATTTATCTAAGCAGAATCTTAACTCTTTAACAAtaccattattttaattaaagtgaATCAAAGTGAGCATTAGTAAAGATACTGACGACTCACCTGTTGGGGTCATATCTACCTTCTCTGCTGAAGGGCTGCTGGTTTATTCTCCTAACGTCAGTGGTCTCACTGTCTGAGGTATCTGACTGCCGATCTCCTCGCTCCACACTGGCATTGCGGCTGCTCGGCCCAGAACCTGTATCACCTGGGAGTTAGGGACAAAGGTCAGGGATCACGCTTTCTTGAATCCAGTAGCAAGATCTACTTGTTAGGCTCATATTGGCTGTTACAGATTCTGATTAGGGCTGcaatgattagtcaattaattgattgcATTAATCTGCAATAATTTTGATCATCAAGTAACTGTTTTAGTCATTTCTGTTCTAAACAGAAAAGCCAACAAGAAGCATCTCTTAAGACATTTATGTTGAGAAATGTGTGAGAAGAAATTGATTAATACTCCTTGTCTTGAGTGTTAACTCAGAACAGAAGACAGGCCTTAGATTGAAAATGGATCATTGTCTTGCGAGTCATTGTATaaatggacacaaaaaaaagaaatttttgaAATATGTTAGTGAATCCTTAATGAGGTATTAAGTCTACAGTTTTTGAAACAGAGAGGAATATTTTAATGATTTTCCTAAATTTGGTGGCAATTAAGGCAAGgcaagtttatttgtatttcatttcatgcaattaaaagtgctttacataacgcattaaaaacataaaaaagaaagaataacatAAAATGGCATCATCATAAGtatataaaaatgcaaaaccacTATACCACTGTAGTGTTAAGGACTAAAAATCATTCGCATATGCTATTTTTAACGGTTCTGAAACAAACAGGCAAGTCTGTGCTATTCTGTTCTGCCATTTACACTGGTCAAGTTCGAGGGCAAGTTGTTATTGCAGCTAACTAACACAAAAGATAGGAGGTATATTTTACAGGCTAAGCGAGTGTTCTTGTGCTTTGCCTGGAAATCGTATTTAACACTACACAGACCCAGAGACAAGCGAACAGTTTGCTGCTGAAGTACGCTTAGTTAGCTGTGGAGCACGAACCGTTAGCTAACTGCTAACGCTAGCATGGCAACGCTAACGGCAAATGTAGttacctctctttctctcccgtTTGACTT
Proteins encoded:
- the gnl1 gene encoding guanine nucleotide-binding protein-like 1, whose product is MPRKKPFSNKQKKKQLQVKRERKRGDTGSGPSSRNASVERGDRQSDTSDSETTDVRRINQQPFSREGRYDPNRFRLHFEKESKEEVEKRKKLAREKVLQPVSDKELEVDINDIYPSEKGLGFPRRPSWNYEMTRESLLRKEEKSYKEYLDDLHSRNPPGSLSHFEHNLETWRQLWRVMEMSDVILLIVDIRHPVLQFPPALYHYITGDLQKQVVLVLNKADLCPPPLVIAWKHYMTSQFPHLQIVCFTSHPGQPYSTVLQKKRMRRKGDWGHAGGPIDILKACQEITAGRVDLSSWEQKIQRDAVAERLDGEGADEGAESVLMEHQSDSAMEMSNPSQELYKDGVLTLGCIGFPNVGKSSVINSLVGRKVVSVSRTPGHTKYFQTYYLTPTVKLCDCPGLVFPSRVNKQLQILAGIYPVSQLQEPYSSVGYLCERTPFLSVLKLNHPSLLEKEAHLRNQGSEELSWTAWDVCEAWAERRGYKTAKAARNDVYRAANSLLRLAIDGRLCLCLRPPGYSCLRAHWENHQDLPEIMALQGRTTEDEGTGERDDEEDGESSTEPEEERDRDADDDEDGDGDDEDEGFGPPRQKDEKPSGFTVNMYNVLRENECE